Below is a genomic region from uncultured Methanobrevibacter sp..
CATAGATTCCACTGTATGCGAAGATGCCTATAAATGCCATTAGGAATATGGCAATAAACTGTGTTTTGTTGATTTTTATATCCCTCAGCATTTTCTTAGACAGCGACATATTAATATATAAGAAAATGAAAATTTAAAAAGTTAACTAGATAGCCTAAACACTGAATTAAATTAATGTTAAATAGAAACAGTTGAAAATAATTGCATGACTTTTACTTTAACATCAATGATTTGGAAAATTTAATCTGAATGAACCTGGGGATATATATGCACGACTTGAATTTAAAGTGAAAATTGAAATATCAGATGTTAAAGTTAAAAAAATAAAAAAAGAGAATGTGAAATCAAATTATTTTCACACCCCATTTACCTAAATATAAACCGGATACCCATAATAATAGAAACATATAATATTGGTATAACTTAATTTAAGTTTGCCAGTATAAGTTTTCTTGTAATACTGGCTATCCCCATTGTATTTAACAGTATATTTTATTGTTGTATCCTTAAGAGGAATTGTAACTGTAAAACTCACATAACCCGAAGAATCCGTTTTGGCAGTGTAGGTTTTCTTATTAAAAGTTAAAGTAACCTTTTTATTTTTCAAAGCATTGTTGTAATTATCTTTCAGGTAAATTGAGAAACTTTTTTTAGTTACAGCATGATAAATTATTGTTTTACTAGGATCTGTAAATTTAACCTTGAATTTATCTACAACAAGTTTGCCTGAATATGTTTTTGCACTGTTTGCATTATCCCCTGCAAATTTAACCTTATAGTTATATTTATTCTTCTTGTTTGGAAGTTTAATCTTAAATGTTGCAATACCCTTGGAGTCTGTCTTGGCATTATAGTTTTTACCGTTGATTGACAATGTAACATATTTTGATTTTAAAACCTTATTGTTAGAAGTTTTTAAAGCAATCTTGAAGGTTCTTTTGGATGATGAATAGCTAACCTGTTTGGTTGGACTTGCAAACTTCACAGCATTTTTACCAACAGCAATTGTCTTGGTAAATGAGCTTGCATTGTTATATTTATCCCCTAAGAACTTTCCAGTAATTTTATATGAACCGGATTTTGCAGGAGATATTGTAAATGATACTGCACCGTCTGAATCTGTTTTTGTATTGACAGTTTTCCCATCACATGTATAGCTGACATCCGCATTGGATACAGGATTACCGTCTGAATTTTTAAGAACAAATGTAAATGTAGCTGAATTCGGATATGCTTTTACATTAGGATTGTTTGTTGTAAAATATGTATTCCTGTAGATGCCGTCAGACTCTATGTTATCCTCCTGAACGTTGATTGTCGCCTCATTGGCTATTTCAGACCCATAACTTGCTACATTGTTTAATAGCTGATTTCCAGAAAATACATAAATTACAGCATAATCAATATTGTTTATTACAGCTCCATCCTCAGCACTATTGTCCTCAAAATAGTTGTTTGTAATTTTGGATATTGAACCGTCATCCCAATTATCTATTACTCCACCATATTCGGCACTATTGGATATGAACCTGTTTTTAGTAATTGTTCCAATATTACCGCTGTTTTCAATCACTCCACCCCAATATGCATAATTGTCCGTAAAGTTACTGTTTGAAATTTCATTTATATCTCTATAATTTACGATGGCTCCGCCGGAAGTTTCCTCACTACCATCCTCAGCAGTATTTCCAATGAAATTGCTGTTGGTAATTTTAGTTATGGTACCATAGTTATAGATTGCACCACCGCAGGCCTCATCAGTATTTCTTATGAAACTGCATGCTGAAATCTCATATATGTGGCTGCATGATGATAAAACATCTATAGCCCTACAGTCATTATCAACAAAATTACAGTTGATTATACGACTATGACCCTCATAACTGTCCTCTTCTTCAACATCCCATGCGATACATCCTCCATCACCATAACATTTGTTGAAATTACATCCATTTATATATCCCAGACCTCCGGTCCAGTATATTGCACTGCCTTCATCAGAATAACATTTTTCAAAAATACAATTTTTTAAATTACCGGAGTCACCATTCCAATGAATAGCTCCACCATTATCACTATCTCCGTTTAAAAACTTGACATTACTGATTACAACATTATCTGCATTAACAGTAAATACATGTGAAAGTCCTTTTGCATCTAAAGTATGACCATTACCGTCAATGGTTAATGACTTATCAACAGTGATTGCATCTCCAGACCCAACATAATCCTTTGAAAGCAGTATTTTATCACCACTTTCAGCATTGTCTATTTCCTCCTGAATATAATAGAAATCATCATCGTCAGGCATCATGCTTAAAGCATCACTCTGATTTTGAGAAACTATATCCTGAGAGGTTTCGTTTATATCCTGAGCCGAAATGCAAGATAATCCTGCGAAAACCATTAACATTAAAAAAAGCAATGCTAATAATTTGAATTTGCTAAATTTCATTTAAACACCTCTTTATGATAATATAAGGTTTATTATCATCACATTATAAAGATATGCATAAAGAATTTTCTTTATACAATAAATGAAATCAGATAACACATCATAATCATAATTGGCTTTTTTAATTATCATAAACTGATATTGTGCAAATTCCACATTTAACTGAAAAAAAGAAATAAAAGAAGAAAATTGAGTTATAATATAAATACTTATGATTAAATCATAAGCAAATCTCAATTTTCAAATCATCAAGAAATTAATAGGAATCAATCAATTCCTGAAAAAGCAAAACAGTATCATCAACGCTCATTTCAGCCTTTTTGCTTACCTCTTCAAGATTTGATTCCCATAGAGAAATTTTGCCCATTGGAGTGACTAAAAACTTGAATTTATGGTTTTTCTTCACAAGATCTGTTTTAAGCAAAGGATATGCATTGAGCAAATCCATATATTTTGACTCCGCTGTAACTTCCACCATGACATCACCTTAAATAATAATTTAAATTAAATGTTTTTAAAGATTTTG
It encodes:
- a CDS encoding Ig-like domain-containing protein produces the protein MKFSKFKLLALLFLMLMVFAGLSCISAQDINETSQDIVSQNQSDALSMMPDDDDFYYIQEEIDNAESGDKILLSKDYVGSGDAITVDKSLTIDGNGHTLDAKGLSHVFTVNADNVVISNVKFLNGDSDNGGAIHWNGDSGNLKNCIFEKCYSDEGSAIYWTGGLGYINGCNFNKCYGDGGCIAWDVEEEDSYEGHSRIINCNFVDNDCRAIDVLSSCSHIYEISACSFIRNTDEACGGAIYNYGTITKITNSNFIGNTAEDGSEETSGGAIVNYRDINEISNSNFTDNYAYWGGVIENSGNIGTITKNRFISNSAEYGGVIDNWDDGSISKITNNYFEDNSAEDGAVINNIDYAVIYVFSGNQLLNNVASYGSEIANEATINVQEDNIESDGIYRNTYFTTNNPNVKAYPNSATFTFVLKNSDGNPVSNADVSYTCDGKTVNTKTDSDGAVSFTISPAKSGSYKITGKFLGDKYNNASSFTKTIAVGKNAVKFASPTKQVSYSSSKRTFKIALKTSNNKVLKSKYVTLSINGKNYNAKTDSKGIATFKIKLPNKKNKYNYKVKFAGDNANSAKTYSGKLVVDKFKVKFTDPSKTIIYHAVTKKSFSIYLKDNYNNALKNKKVTLTFNKKTYTAKTDSSGYVSFTVTIPLKDTTIKYTVKYNGDSQYYKKTYTGKLKLSYTNIICFYYYGYPVYI